In the Mytilus trossulus isolate FHL-02 chromosome 1, PNRI_Mtr1.1.1.hap1, whole genome shotgun sequence genome, one interval contains:
- the LOC134697429 gene encoding uncharacterized protein LOC134697429 gives MDFLKAECMAGLLYYSLTTIGLIWNTVLGNVFGVSAGNKTSIHNFSCFTFDWEEYVLCSWDYNTQFYSPNVTVKWHLMGSSARNDCPNLGNKSCKWIIDKDIDVYSNFKVCIKIYQSNEPQCYPVDIPSLVKPSPIRQIDVRAVNSTSATLQWPNNRILVCYNKSFQVNIMWSGKLAARITCNVTSSPSQCLANENVIICSSNHTNLSINGCSNYTTNGYGVICSSNSISITINRLSKYTEYGVVIYSKPLVKGFWSEGGYTTLTTSKDVPSTSPLIYDGYNSVRTNMSSSELTITVYWMPLNDENWNGENILFKVEIFANDSLIESKETEETFVSFETSGIFQLAILVWSKNEMGLSQQHSRLLVGKGDLIHNPVMVEVSNQMYNISWLPLTHKHGMKYSLFWCEQAFSLVCKTSPQTIEINMTYREIYIPAINQSVQYLIGVSYHYLNQTSGFEWSDCVFMGNSWNLNLDVVFRPILNLKQLEVYWYFEKCNLPEVKNLVKSYEVTACEDESCANFTTTLLDGTKTSLRLPLMNICIRITPYTVHGKGVPHKRCYINDETAYITERNLTAFYIVSVSVAVLCCPIAVIYLCRKYKRWSKGLTDIDTTTVVQSTSRVILNGRMRHGDNGFSGVPLISDVVFNGFISCNQVQGSLLSESSSTYPNTISKLLYLSVTQKDTPVANMSDFTSVDASGETLCSQVTSDKSIESYVDAQQIQPGYPPASHRVLLTKGNSDASETICSNVAMSSLQTDVCDNLSLLPTKQCAFSTSEIDSYVVEGIVSENNCLKRDRSEASSCLNKNCYSAGDLQTLNLVGKLQINGENNYLKAQLISPESFAVDSNSDYTQETSDCSEELMYLPHNTIELSMEVRKDSELSNQRERDILENSQISPLADFYFDNDSVTESANFCVQQQNTGFIKELKEPLMSTHPIPRNSNYS, from the exons gCACCTTATGGGTTCATCAGCTCGGAACGACTGTCCAAATTTAGGGAACAAATCATGTAAATGGATTATTGACAAAGACATTGACGTCTACAGTAATTTCAAAGTGTGCATCAAGATATATCAGAGCAACGAACCTCAGTGCTATCCAGTTGACATTCCAAGTCTAG ttAAACCTAGTCCCATTCGTCAAATTGATGTTCGTGCTGTTAACTCAACGTCTGCAACTCTTCAATGGCCTAATAACCGAATACTAGTATGTTATAATAAGTCATTTCAAGTCAATATTATGTGGAGTGGAAAATTAGCAGCAAGG ataaCATGTAATGTAACATCTTCACCGAGTCAATGTTTAGCGAATGAAAATGTCATTATCTGTTCTTCAAACCATACTAACTTGTCTATAAACGGATGTTCTAATTATACAACAAATGGATATGGCGTTATATGTTCTTCAAATAGTATCAGCATCACTATAAACAGACTATCGAAGTATACAGAGTATGGTGTAGTTATTTACAGTAAGCCTTTGGTTAAAGGCTTCTGGAGCGAGGGGGGTTATACCACTTTGACGACATCTAAAGATG tGCCATCTACATCACCATTGATTTATGATGGATATAATTCTGTTCGAACTAATATGTCGTCCAGCGAACTAACCATAACAGTATACTGGATG ccATTGAATGACGAAAACTGGAATGGAgaaaacattttattcaaagttgaAATATTTGCGAATGATAGTTTAATCGAAAGTAAAGAAACAGAGGAAACTTTTGTCAGTTTTGAAACAAGTGGTATTTTTCAACTTGCTATTTTGGTATGGTCAAAAAACGAAATGGGATTGTCGCAACAACATTCCAGATTATTGGTAGGCAAAGGAG ATTTAATACACAACCCTGTGATGGTCGAAGTTAGTAACCAAATGTATAACATCTCATGGTTACCCTTAACCCATAAACATGGTATGAAATACTCGTTATTTTGGTGTGAACAGGCATTTAGTTTGGTCTGCAAG acGTCACCGCAAACGATAGAAATCAATATGACCTATCGAGAGATCTATATTCCAGCCATCAATCAGTCTGTGCAGTATCTAATAGGAGTATCATATCATTATTTAAACCAAACGTCTGGGTTTGAATGGTCAGATTGTGTTTTTATGGGCAACA GTTGGAATTTGAATTTAGATGTTGTATTTCGTCCCATTTTGAATCTCAAACAGCTTGAAGTGTATTGGTACtttgaaaaatgtaatttacCAGAAGtaaaaaatttagtaaaatctTATGAAGTAACAGCATGTGAAGACGAATCATGTGCAA atttTACAACCACGTTATTAGACGGTACCAAAACATCATTAAGACTACCACTGATGAATATTTGTATACGCATCACGCCTTATACAGTTCACGGAAAGGGTGTTCCACATAAGCGATGTTATATAAATGACG AAACAGCTTATATAACAGAAAGGAACTTAACTGCGTTCTACATTGTAAGTGTGTCCGTTGCTGTATTATGCTGTCCTATTGCTGTAAT ATATCTGTgcagaaaatataaaagatgGAGTAAAGGTCTAACAGATATAGACACTACCACGGTTGTGCAAAGCACCAGCCGTGTAATTTTGAAT GGACGGATGCGTCATGGCGATAATGGTTTCTCTGGTGTGCCACTTATTTCTGATGTTGTCTTTAATGGATTTATATCTTGTAATCAGGTACAAGGATCACTATTGAGTGAATCATCCTCTACGTACCCGAACACCATATCGAAGTTATTGTATTTATCGGTTACTCAGAAAGACACACCCGTAGCTAATATGTCAGATTTTACCTCAGTTGATGCTTCTGGTGAAACATTGTGTTCACAAGTTACTTCGGATAAATCAATAGAATCATACGTGGATGCACAGCAAATTCAACCAGGCTATCCTCCAGCATCTCATCGTGTCTTACTTACAAAAGGGAATTCAGACGCATCGGAGACAATTTGTTCAAATGTAGCAATGTCTTCTCTGCAAACTGATGTATGTGATAACTTATCGTTATTACCTACAAAACAATGTGCATTTTCCACTTCAGAAATAGACTCATACGTTGTTGAGGGTATTGtatcagaaaataattgtttaaaaaggGACCGATCAGAGGCTAGTAGctgtttgaataaaaattgttaTTCTGCAGGAGATTTGCAAACATTAAATCTAGTAGGAAAGTTGCAAATAAATGgcgaaaataattatttaaaagctCAACTTATATCACCGGAATCCTTTGCTGTTGATTCAAACAGTGATTACACACAAGAAACAAGTGACTGTTCAGAAGAGTTAATGTATTTGCCTCACAATACAATTGAATTATCTATGGAAGTCCGAAAAGATTCAGAATTATCAAATCAAAGAGAAAGGGATATTTTAGAAAATAGCCAAATTTCCCCTCTAGCTGATTTTTACTTTGATAATGATAGTGTTACCGAATCAGCTAACTTTTGTGTGCAGCAACAAAACACTGGTTTCATAAAAGAGCTAAAAGAGCCTTTAATGTCCACCCATCCAATCCCAAGGAATTCAAATTATTCATGA